In Humulus lupulus chromosome 7, drHumLupu1.1, whole genome shotgun sequence, the following are encoded in one genomic region:
- the LOC133792713 gene encoding ATPase 5, plasma membrane-type-like isoform X3: MVSASIWFLVAEIVFTVFTTNKDYGKEEREAQWAATQKTLHGLQPPESNNIFPKKVVSGSFHRLQNKPSAGLRWQGEQVQLSNFKLYCLPY, from the exons ATGGTTTCAGCATCTATTTGGTTTTTAGTTGCAGAGATTGTTTTT ACTGTCTTTACCACAAATAAAGACTATGGAAAAGAAGAGAGAGAAGCACAATGGGCTGCAACACAGAAGACACTCCATGGTCTTCAACCACCGGAATCCAACAATATTTTCCCGAAAAAAGTAGTTTCAGGGAGCTTTCATAGATTGCAGAACAAGCCAAGCGCAGGGCTGAGGTGGCAAGGTGAGCAAGTGCAGCTTTCTAATTTTAAGTTGTATTGCTTGCCATACTAG
- the LOC133792713 gene encoding uncharacterized protein LOC133792713 isoform X2, protein MGARMGLDLSEWNRNGFSIYLVFSCRDCFCKTVFTTNKDYGKEEREAQWAATQKTLHGLQPPESNNIFPKKVVSGSFHRLQNKPSAGLRWQDLGSCIHSRVMLSQW, encoded by the exons ATGGGCGCAAGGATGGGGCTGGATCTCTCAGAGTGGAACAGGAATGGTTTCAGCATCTATTTGGTTTTTAGTTGCAGAGATTGTTTTTGTAAG ACTGTCTTTACCACAAATAAAGACTATGGAAAAGAAGAGAGAGAAGCACAATGGGCTGCAACACAGAAGACACTCCATGGTCTTCAACCACCGGAATCCAACAATATTTTCCCGAAAAAAGTAGTTTCAGGGAGCTTTCATAGATTGCAGAACAAGCCAAGCGCAGGGCTGAGGTGGCAAG ACTTAGGGAGTTGCATACACTCAAGGGTCATGTTAAGTCAGTGGTGA
- the LOC133792713 gene encoding uncharacterized protein LOC133792713 isoform X1, translating to MGARMGLDLSEWNRNGFSIYLVFSCRDCFCKTVFTTNKDYGKEEREAQWAATQKTLHGLQPPESNNIFPKKVVSGSFHRLQNKPSAGLRWQGEQVQLSNFKLYCLPY from the exons ATGGGCGCAAGGATGGGGCTGGATCTCTCAGAGTGGAACAGGAATGGTTTCAGCATCTATTTGGTTTTTAGTTGCAGAGATTGTTTTTGTAAG ACTGTCTTTACCACAAATAAAGACTATGGAAAAGAAGAGAGAGAAGCACAATGGGCTGCAACACAGAAGACACTCCATGGTCTTCAACCACCGGAATCCAACAATATTTTCCCGAAAAAAGTAGTTTCAGGGAGCTTTCATAGATTGCAGAACAAGCCAAGCGCAGGGCTGAGGTGGCAAGGTGAGCAAGTGCAGCTTTCTAATTTTAAGTTGTATTGCTTGCCATACTAG